The following proteins are encoded in a genomic region of Phragmites australis chromosome 9, lpPhrAust1.1, whole genome shotgun sequence:
- the LOC133928273 gene encoding E3 ubiquitin-protein ligase RDUF2-like codes for MASSPAASYWCYQCDRFVRAVPQDDDGSSAAVACPGCGGGFLEEMGAPPSRAAYLRRPRAHHHTSDLRIRRSRRGAAHANAAGDRASSFNPVIVLRRSPAPGGVDDSPAAASTFELFYDDGAGSGLRPLPESMSDFLMGSGFERLLDQLAQIEAGGLARARDNPPASKAAIESMPTVTIDDSHVGADSHCAVCKEPFELGAEAREMPCKHVYHHDCILPWLALRNSCPVCRHEMPTIAPRSRAGNDGSSEEETTVGLTIWRLPGGGFAVGRFAGGRRPEERELPVVYTEMDGGFNNGGAPRRISWGSRQSPSTERSTIRRILRNVFACFGRGHSSTSQASSSHTRPELNDAASDLSHGSRSRSTSWRLEDGHADAMVQR; via the coding sequence ATGGCTTCTTCCCCGGCGGCGTCGTACTGGTGCTACCAGTGCGACCGCTTCGTCCGCGCCGTGCCGCAGGACGACGAcggctcctccgccgccgtcgcctgcccgggctgcggcggcggcttcctcgAGGAGATGGGCGCGCCGCCGTCCCGGGCCGCCTACCTCCGCCGCCCGCGCGCGCACCACCACACCAGCGACCTGCGCATCCGCCGctcccgccgcggcgccgcGCACGCCAACGCCGCGGGAGACCGCGCCTCGTCCTTCAACCCCGTCATCGTGCTGCGCCGCTCCCCCGCGCCCGGCGGCGTCGACgactcccccgccgccgccagcacctTCGAGCTCTTCTACGACGACGGCGCTGGCTCCGGCCTCCGCCCGCTCCCCGAGAGCATGTCCGACTTCCTCATGGGCTCCGGCTTCGAGCGCCTCCTCGATCAGCTCGCCCAGATCGAGGCCGGCGGCCTCGCCCGCGCGCGGGACAACCCGCCGGCATCCAAGGCCGCCATCGAGTCCATGCCCACCGTCACCATCGACGACTCCCACGTCGGCGCCGACTCCCACTGCGCCGTCTGCAAGGAGCCCTTCGAGCTCGGCGCCGAGGCCAGGGAGATGCCCTGCAAGCACGTCTACCACCACGACTGCATCCTGCCGTGGCTCGCGCTCCGCAACTCCTGCCCCGTCTGCCGCCACGAGATGCCCACCATTGCGCCGCGCTCCCGGGCTGGCAACGACGGCAGCAGCGAGGAGGAGACCACGGTCGGGCTCACCATCTGGAGGCTTCCCGGAGGCGGCTTCGCCGTCGGGAGGTTCGCCGGCGGGAGGAGGcctgaggagagggagctcccGGTCGTGTACACAGAGATGGACGGCGGGTTCAACAACGGCGGCGCGCCGAGGAGGATCTCGTGGGGGTCGAGGCAGAGCCCGTCGACGGAGAGGAGCACCATTAGGCGCATCCTGCGCAATGTCTTCGCGTGCTTCGGCCGCGGCCACTCGTCGACTTCGCAGGCCTCGTCTTCCCACACGAGGCCTGAGCTGAACGACGCAGCTTCCGATCTCAGCCATGGCTCGAGAAGCCGGAGCACGAGCTGGAGACTCGAGGACGGCCACGCCGATGCCATGGTGCAGAGATAA
- the LOC133929587 gene encoding uncharacterized mitochondrial protein AtMg00810-like: MENCKPVSTPMMVHEKLSRDSERALSDEDSFQYHSIIDGLQYLTLTRPNIAFVVNKVCQFLSAPTEVHQEAVNCMLQFVKGRISTGLCIRKSNSTLHNVFTDVDWAGCTDDYRSGGFAVFFGSNIISWSTRKLPTISRSSTEAEYKALSNGTAASVAETTNLALLGPCLVALTWKGCRRGGLMNGQATRTHAFAMAIVLQRVSNNELVERL, from the coding sequence ATGGAGAATTGCAAGCCTGTTTCCACTCCTATGATGGTTCATGAGAAGCTATCCCGTGATTCAGAGCGTGCTCTCAGTGATGAAGATTCTTTTCAGTATCATAGCATTATTGATGGCCTACAATATCTCACACTGACCAGACCCaatattgcttttgttgttAATAAGGTATGTCAGTTTCTATCAGCACCAACTGAAGTTCACCAGGAAGCAGTGAACTGTATGCTACAATTTGTGAAAGGGAGGATTTCTACAGGATTGTGTATACGCAAGTCCAATTCAACTCTTCATAATGTCTTTACAGATGTCGATTGGGCCGGCTGCACTGATGACTATCGCTCTGGAGGTTTTGCAGTATTCTTTGGGTCAAATATAATTTCATGGAGCACAAGGAAGCTACCAACTATATCCCGGTCCTCAACAGAAGCAGAGTACAAAGCTTTATCCAATGGGACGGCCGCATCCGTAGCCGAGACGACCAACCTGGCCCTCCTAGGCCCCTGCCTCGTGGCGCTGACGTGGAAGGGatgccggagaggtggcctcatGAACGGACAAGCCACCCGCACACACGCCTTTGCTATGGCGATCGTTCTCCAGCGAGTGAGCAACAATGAGTTGGTTGAACGTCTCTAG
- the LOC133929588 gene encoding uncharacterized protein At2g37660, chloroplastic-like — translation MTWRASQTVRAVVSYVTWLRMSSVMEENNVQLWSWWIDGILTLITKLENEFCSKSIGVKHIVLVGSMGGTGINHPLNKLGNGNILVWKRKVEQYLANSGLPYTIIRARGLQDKDGGLRELIVGKDDEILKTETKTIARADVAEACIQITLLFEEAKFKAFDLASKPEGEGTPTADFRVFLL, via the exons ATGACGTGGAGAGCCTCCCAAACGGTGCGCGCCGTAGTCAGCTACGTGACTTGGCTGAGAATGTCCTCGGTCATGGAGGAGAACAACGTGCAATTGTGGTCATGGTGGATAGATGGGATCTTGACTCTCATTACCAAGTTAGAGAATGAGTTTTGCT CCAAGAGCATCGGTGTAAAGCACATAGTTTTGGTTGGATCCATGGGTGGAACAGGCATCAATCACCCATTAAATAAGTTAGGAAATGGGAATATACTG GTGTGGAAGCGCAAGGTGGAACAGTACCTAGCAAACTCTGGTCTGCCATATACAATTATAAG GGCTAGAGGTTTACAAGATAAAGATGGTGGCTTGCGAGAGTTGATTGTTGGGAAGGATGATGAGATCCTGAAAACAGAAACAAAAACTATTGCCAGGGCAGATGTTGCAGAAGCTTGCATACAGATA ACCTTGCTATTTGAGGAGGCAAAGTTTAAGGCATTTGACCTGGCGTCAAAACCTGAAGGTGAAGGGACACCAACTGCAGACTTTAGGGTCTTTTTGCTCTAG